A single genomic interval of Hevea brasiliensis isolate MT/VB/25A 57/8 chromosome 4, ASM3005281v1, whole genome shotgun sequence harbors:
- the LOC110672783 gene encoding RNA-binding protein 208 isoform X2 produces the protein MQQALLQQHHMYHPGVLAAAMSQVEPIPSGNLPPGFDSSTCRSVYVGNIHVNVTEKLLAEVFQTAGPLAGCKLIRKDKSSYGFLDYHDRSSAALAIMTLHGRQLYGQALKVNWAYANSQREDTSGHFHIFVGDLSPEVTDATLFACFSVYDSCSDARVMWDHKSGRTKGYGFVSFRNQQDAQSAINDLTGKWLGNRQIRCNWATKGSGSSEDKQIGDNQNAVVLTSGSSGGQENTNEDAPENNPAYTTVYVGNLSHEVTQAELHCQFHALGTGVIEEVRVQRDKGFGFIRYNAHEEAASAIQMANGKIIRGKPMKCSWGSKPTPPGTASNPLPPPTQHYQMLPSGINQGYSATDLLVYQRQLALSQAAASGLSGQALVQLTGQHGLAAASMGLNSGGSHALYDGYPNSSSGQQLMYYR, from the exons ATGCAGCAAGCTTTGCTTCAACAGCATCACATGTACCACCCAGGCGTACTTGCTGCTGCCATGTCTCAG GTGGAGCCGATCCCTAGTGGAAATCTTCCTCCTGGTTTTGATTCGTCTACTTGCCGCAGTGT TTATGTAGGAAATATTCATGTAAATGTCACTGAGAAACTTCTTGCTGAAGTTTTCCAGACTGCTGGTCCTCTTGCAGGATGCAAGCTCATCAGAAAGGATAAG TCATCATATGGTTTTTTGGACTACCATGATCGATCATCTGCAGCGCTCGCAATAATGACACTCCATGGACGGCAACT GTACGGTCAGGCACTTAAGGTGAATTGGGCATATGCAAATAGCCAAAGGGAGGATACATCAG GCCACTTCCATATATTTGTTGGTGATTTGAGTCCAGAGGTTACTGATGCAACTTTATTTGCATGCTTCTCGGTCTATGATAGTTGCTC TGATGCAAGGGTGATGTGGGATCATAAAAGTGGCCGCACAAAAGGATATGGCTTTGTTTCCTTCCGTAATCAACAG GATGCACAGAGTGCTATCAATGACTTGACTG GTAAATGGCTAGGGAATAGGCAAATAAGATGCAACTGGGCAACTAAAGGCTCTGGGTCCAGTGAAGACAAGCAAATTGGTGATAACCAAAATGCAGTTGTACTTACCAGTGGATCTTCAG GAGGTCAAGAAAATACTAATGAGGATGCTCCTGAAAACAATCCTGCATACACTACTGTCTATGTTGGTAATCTTTCCCATGAG GTAACTCAAGCTGAGCTTCATTGTCAATTTCATGCCCTTGGGACTGGGGTAATTGAAGAGGTGCGAGTACAGAGAGATAAAGGTTTTGGATTTATAAGATATAATGCTCATGAAGAAGCAGCCTCTGCCATTCAGATGGCAAATGGGAAAATAATTCGCGGGAAGCCCATGAAG TGTTCATGGGGTAGCAAGCCAACGCCCCCTGGGACAGCTTCAAATCCATTACCACCTCCAACTCAACATTATCAGATGCTTCCATCTGGCATTAACCAAGGTTACTCTGCGACTGATTTGTTGGTCTACCAGCGCCAACTTGCGCTGAGCCAGGCTGCTGCATCTGGCTTATCAGGTCAAGCGCTGGTACAGCTGACTGGACAACATGGTCTTGCTGCCGCTTCCATGGGTTTGAACTCTGGTGGGTCCCATGCCCTGTATGATGGATATCCCAACAGTTCTTCAGGTCAACAGCTCATGTATTATCGTTGA
- the LOC110672783 gene encoding RNA-binding protein 208 isoform X1 — protein sequence MQQALLQQHHMYHPGVLAAAMSQVEPIPSGNLPPGFDSSTCRSVYVGNIHVNVTEKLLAEVFQTAGPLAGCKLIRKDKSSYGFLDYHDRSSAALAIMTLHGRQLYGQALKVNWAYANSQREDTSGHFHIFVGDLSPEVTDATLFACFSVYDSCSDARVMWDHKSGRTKGYGFVSFRNQQDAQSAINDLTGKWLGNRQIRCNWATKGSGSSEDKQIGDNQNAVVLTSGSSEGGQENTNEDAPENNPAYTTVYVGNLSHEVTQAELHCQFHALGTGVIEEVRVQRDKGFGFIRYNAHEEAASAIQMANGKIIRGKPMKCSWGSKPTPPGTASNPLPPPTQHYQMLPSGINQGYSATDLLVYQRQLALSQAAASGLSGQALVQLTGQHGLAAASMGLNSGGSHALYDGYPNSSSGQQLMYYR from the exons ATGCAGCAAGCTTTGCTTCAACAGCATCACATGTACCACCCAGGCGTACTTGCTGCTGCCATGTCTCAG GTGGAGCCGATCCCTAGTGGAAATCTTCCTCCTGGTTTTGATTCGTCTACTTGCCGCAGTGT TTATGTAGGAAATATTCATGTAAATGTCACTGAGAAACTTCTTGCTGAAGTTTTCCAGACTGCTGGTCCTCTTGCAGGATGCAAGCTCATCAGAAAGGATAAG TCATCATATGGTTTTTTGGACTACCATGATCGATCATCTGCAGCGCTCGCAATAATGACACTCCATGGACGGCAACT GTACGGTCAGGCACTTAAGGTGAATTGGGCATATGCAAATAGCCAAAGGGAGGATACATCAG GCCACTTCCATATATTTGTTGGTGATTTGAGTCCAGAGGTTACTGATGCAACTTTATTTGCATGCTTCTCGGTCTATGATAGTTGCTC TGATGCAAGGGTGATGTGGGATCATAAAAGTGGCCGCACAAAAGGATATGGCTTTGTTTCCTTCCGTAATCAACAG GATGCACAGAGTGCTATCAATGACTTGACTG GTAAATGGCTAGGGAATAGGCAAATAAGATGCAACTGGGCAACTAAAGGCTCTGGGTCCAGTGAAGACAAGCAAATTGGTGATAACCAAAATGCAGTTGTACTTACCAGTGGATCTTCAG AAGGAGGTCAAGAAAATACTAATGAGGATGCTCCTGAAAACAATCCTGCATACACTACTGTCTATGTTGGTAATCTTTCCCATGAG GTAACTCAAGCTGAGCTTCATTGTCAATTTCATGCCCTTGGGACTGGGGTAATTGAAGAGGTGCGAGTACAGAGAGATAAAGGTTTTGGATTTATAAGATATAATGCTCATGAAGAAGCAGCCTCTGCCATTCAGATGGCAAATGGGAAAATAATTCGCGGGAAGCCCATGAAG TGTTCATGGGGTAGCAAGCCAACGCCCCCTGGGACAGCTTCAAATCCATTACCACCTCCAACTCAACATTATCAGATGCTTCCATCTGGCATTAACCAAGGTTACTCTGCGACTGATTTGTTGGTCTACCAGCGCCAACTTGCGCTGAGCCAGGCTGCTGCATCTGGCTTATCAGGTCAAGCGCTGGTACAGCTGACTGGACAACATGGTCTTGCTGCCGCTTCCATGGGTTTGAACTCTGGTGGGTCCCATGCCCTGTATGATGGATATCCCAACAGTTCTTCAGGTCAACAGCTCATGTATTATCGTTGA